A region of Candidatus Micrarchaeota archaeon DNA encodes the following proteins:
- a CDS encoding DNA polymerase II large subunit: MDTSGYFGRLKTDFDAAYSVATGARERGLDPERFVEIKPAPDLASRVEGIIGIEGLTGMIKGKMEGRGRKELAFDMVKEICTGSAFSGKDVEERLTIAVRVGLAILTDAVVVAATEGLQAVVLHKSADGSDYIAIVYAGPIRGAGGTGAAMSVALADYGRKLLGIGAYRAQQSEVERCIEEMQLYHARIARLQYYPPESDMRVILENLSVCVDGMPTERIEINIHRNIKRLDKSGKEEMITNKVRGGIGLVICEGIAQKAKSVLKYTKAFDLDWNWLNSIIRFDKSPAKEDPKEKSKTSAVFLQELVAGRPVIAYPNRNGGFRLRYGRSRITGIAAKGFNPATMIILDDFIVCGTQLRVEKPGKGCVAAPVDSIEGPFVKLDTGEALRISDAETARALKGRVTKIISVGDILVTYGDFKKSNTPLQPTSYVEEYWTEQLKASGADAPGKTGFRSAYELSQRHGVPMHPQYIYDYSDISTQELGILSECVSMSEVEGAQEGLFGVKRITFPKAHGDDSIVEVMERLCIPHAEGERSITVDGEHAQSLLASLGFSKDGALDMSKTHEYDESKTSLENVNSVAPFKVMRRATRIGGRIGRPEKAKERLMKPSPHVLFPVGESGGKERSITKVYSNEKNKFGNRGISVEVAKYRCRSGREVLSQPYCSKHGSFARLERTCASCGRVTEKRVCPNCGGNAYAKEQRSIHIMELIESAMSGLGVNSLSKSFKGVKLLMNRDKIPEPMEKGILRAMNNVHIFKDGTSRFDATDMPMTHFYPREVMVPVEKLRDMGYERDCYGKELTGEDQLVEMFPQDIVINRDGAQCMLNVAKFIDQLLVKFYKMEPFYNISSMEDLVGHYVITLSPHTSAGVLCRIAGFTDAHVGFAHPYVICARRRNCDGDEDTMMLLMDALINFSRSYLPVTIGGTMDAPLILTTKLDVSEIDDEVHEMEVVTSYGLDFYEKTNQYASPSEAEVCIVRDRLKESHEFSDIMFTHLSGIDAINGSPHKSIYTRLNSMKEKIEAQFRLIDMLYSVDKADSAKRLLLSHFIPDLIGNMHSFSRQSFRCVACNAKYRRVPLIGKCTRCNGKLVLTISKGSIEKYLTMAIDLADRYDLEPYIKQRLVLIKEEIRDVFGTDAEPNAPVKQFNLSRFM; encoded by the coding sequence ATGGACACCTCCGGTTACTTCGGCAGGCTCAAGACGGATTTCGACGCTGCTTACTCAGTTGCCACAGGCGCAAGGGAGAGGGGCCTTGACCCTGAAAGGTTCGTTGAGATTAAGCCCGCTCCTGACCTCGCATCAAGGGTTGAGGGAATAATAGGCATAGAGGGCCTTACGGGGATGATAAAGGGAAAAATGGAGGGAAGGGGAAGGAAGGAGCTTGCATTCGATATGGTGAAGGAGATATGCACCGGGAGCGCATTCTCCGGAAAGGATGTAGAGGAAAGGCTTACGATAGCTGTCCGCGTGGGGCTTGCAATACTAACCGATGCAGTGGTCGTGGCGGCTACCGAGGGCCTGCAGGCAGTGGTGCTCCACAAGAGCGCCGACGGTTCCGATTACATCGCAATAGTGTATGCAGGGCCGATAAGGGGAGCGGGCGGTACGGGCGCAGCGATGTCCGTTGCGCTCGCAGATTACGGGAGGAAGCTGCTCGGGATAGGCGCATACAGGGCGCAGCAATCAGAGGTGGAAAGGTGCATAGAGGAGATGCAGCTGTACCATGCAAGGATAGCAAGGCTGCAGTACTACCCCCCGGAAAGCGACATGAGGGTCATACTGGAGAACCTTAGCGTATGCGTTGACGGGATGCCCACGGAAAGGATAGAGATAAACATACACCGCAACATAAAGAGGCTTGACAAGTCCGGCAAGGAGGAAATGATAACGAACAAGGTGCGCGGCGGGATAGGCCTAGTCATATGCGAGGGCATAGCGCAGAAGGCGAAGAGCGTGCTGAAGTACACCAAAGCCTTCGACCTTGACTGGAACTGGCTCAACAGCATCATAAGATTCGACAAGAGCCCTGCAAAGGAGGATCCAAAGGAAAAATCCAAGACAAGCGCGGTATTCCTGCAGGAGCTGGTAGCTGGAAGGCCGGTCATCGCATACCCGAACAGGAACGGCGGGTTCAGGCTGAGGTACGGCAGGTCGAGGATAACCGGAATAGCCGCGAAAGGCTTCAACCCAGCAACAATGATAATACTAGACGATTTCATAGTCTGCGGCACCCAGCTGAGGGTCGAAAAGCCCGGAAAGGGATGCGTTGCCGCGCCGGTAGACAGCATAGAGGGCCCGTTCGTGAAGCTTGACACTGGAGAGGCCTTGAGGATAAGCGACGCAGAAACCGCACGCGCGCTCAAGGGCAGGGTCACGAAGATAATATCAGTCGGTGACATACTAGTAACGTACGGCGACTTCAAGAAGTCGAATACGCCGCTGCAGCCAACGAGCTACGTTGAGGAGTACTGGACTGAGCAGCTCAAGGCATCGGGTGCAGATGCGCCCGGAAAAACTGGCTTCAGGTCTGCATACGAATTGTCGCAGAGGCACGGGGTACCTATGCACCCCCAATACATATACGACTATTCGGACATAAGCACGCAGGAGCTTGGCATCCTGTCCGAATGCGTTTCCATGTCTGAGGTGGAGGGCGCTCAGGAAGGCCTTTTCGGGGTAAAAAGGATAACCTTCCCCAAGGCGCACGGGGACGACTCCATAGTGGAGGTCATGGAAAGGCTTTGCATACCCCATGCCGAGGGGGAAAGGTCCATTACTGTCGATGGCGAGCATGCGCAGAGCCTGCTTGCGTCGTTGGGCTTTTCCAAGGACGGTGCGCTTGACATGTCCAAAACCCACGAATATGACGAATCCAAGACATCTCTAGAGAATGTCAACTCCGTGGCGCCGTTCAAGGTCATGCGCAGGGCAACAAGAATAGGCGGAAGGATAGGAAGGCCGGAAAAGGCAAAGGAAAGGCTCATGAAGCCCTCGCCGCATGTGCTGTTCCCTGTTGGCGAATCAGGCGGCAAGGAGCGAAGCATAACGAAGGTATACAGCAACGAGAAAAACAAGTTCGGCAACAGGGGCATAAGCGTGGAAGTTGCAAAGTACAGGTGCAGGTCCGGTAGGGAGGTGCTCTCCCAGCCGTATTGCAGCAAGCACGGCTCCTTCGCGCGCCTTGAGCGAACCTGCGCCAGTTGCGGAAGGGTAACGGAGAAGCGCGTATGCCCAAATTGCGGCGGCAACGCATACGCGAAGGAGCAGAGGAGCATACACATAATGGAGCTGATAGAATCCGCAATGTCAGGGCTCGGCGTGAATTCGCTAAGCAAGAGCTTCAAGGGCGTCAAGCTCCTCATGAACAGGGACAAGATACCAGAGCCAATGGAGAAGGGGATATTGCGCGCCATGAACAACGTGCACATATTCAAGGACGGCACTTCCAGGTTTGATGCCACGGACATGCCGATGACACACTTCTATCCAAGGGAGGTGATGGTTCCTGTGGAAAAGCTAAGGGATATGGGTTACGAGAGGGACTGCTACGGCAAGGAGCTTACTGGTGAGGACCAGCTCGTGGAAATGTTCCCGCAGGACATAGTGATAAACAGGGACGGAGCGCAGTGCATGCTCAACGTCGCGAAGTTCATAGACCAGCTGCTCGTGAAATTCTACAAGATGGAGCCGTTCTACAACATAAGCTCGATGGAAGACCTGGTTGGACACTACGTGATAACGCTCTCCCCGCACACTAGCGCAGGCGTGCTTTGCAGGATAGCAGGTTTCACCGATGCGCATGTGGGCTTTGCGCATCCGTACGTAATCTGCGCCAGGAGGAGGAACTGCGACGGCGACGAGGACACGATGATGCTGCTCATGGACGCGCTGATCAACTTCTCAAGGAGCTACCTGCCCGTGACCATAGGCGGCACCATGGACGCTCCGCTCATACTTACTACAAAGCTGGACGTGAGCGAGATAGACGACGAGGTGCACGAGATGGAAGTGGTAACAAGCTACGGCCTGGACTTCTACGAGAAGACCAACCAGTATGCGTCCCCGTCGGAAGCAGAGGTGTGCATAGTAAGGGACAGGCTCAAGGAAAGCCACGAATTCTCGGACATAATGTTCACCCACCTGAGCGGCATAGACGCGATAAACGGCTCGCCGCACAAGAGCATATACACCAGGCTGAACAGCATGAAGGAAAAGATAGAGGCGCAGTTCAGGCTGATAGACATGCTCTACAGCGTAGACAAGGCGGATTCCGCAAAGCGACTGCTCCTCAGCCACTTCATACCGGACCTGATAGGTAACATGCACTCGTTCTCCAGGCAGAGCTTCAGGTGCGTCGCATGCAACGCCAAGTACAGGAGGGTCCCATTGATAGGCAAATGCACGCGGTGCAACGGAAAGCTGGTGCTCACGATCTCAAAGGGCAGCATAGAGAAATACCTTACCATGGCCATAGACCTGGCCGACAGGTACGACCTCGAGCCCTACATAAAGCAGCGCCTTGTGCTGATAAAGGAGGAGATAAGGGACGTATTCGGCACGGACGCCGAGCCCAATGCTCCTGTAAAGCAGTTCAACCTCTCAAGGTTCATGTAG
- a CDS encoding DNA-directed DNA polymerase II small subunit, whose protein sequence is MAGENTEDPIKYLVKSLSKFGVLVAADVNPGVLEGFKIDDIASRIIERRVSDPELKIVNDSVIKGIVSDMLLEKAPRPIEIVPKPDFRASAADVEANYSISNHEMEYSNGSIDGFVSHFRSRMQKLRDIIEQHRGTLSGMMSNLEGLKSYSSGREVAVIGIILNKITTKNGNIMVVIDDETSEAKIMFMNGTSQQAKLLFEKARHLVNDEVVAIKGKISGPFVIATELVWPDVPIHERKRVDDDVAIAFISDIQIGSKLFMEKNFANFIKWINGNYEDKRDVAGKVKYLVVGGDVVDGIGVYPNQDRDLAILDIYAQYKLFFNFMSMIPEHIHVFVIPGNHDAVQRAEPQPALNSELVGDFKSDTVHILPNPSFLTLHGIDVLAYHGTSLDSIIRSIPGTSYANPEKAMIEILKRRHLSPIWGGNIIVPSRDDNLVIDKVPDILLMGHVHKNCISNYHGVDIINSGTWQATTEYQLVQGHIPSPCVVPVYEAKSNSFITVNFNK, encoded by the coding sequence ATGGCTGGCGAAAATACCGAAGATCCAATCAAGTATCTTGTGAAAAGCCTTTCAAAGTTCGGCGTCCTCGTAGCTGCAGACGTGAATCCCGGGGTCTTGGAGGGGTTCAAAATAGACGACATAGCGTCGAGGATAATAGAGAGGAGGGTTTCTGATCCTGAGCTTAAGATCGTGAACGATTCTGTAATAAAGGGGATAGTCAGCGACATGCTTCTGGAGAAGGCCCCCCGGCCGATAGAGATAGTGCCTAAGCCCGATTTCAGGGCCAGCGCGGCTGATGTCGAAGCAAATTACAGCATAAGCAACCACGAGATGGAATACTCGAACGGCAGCATTGACGGATTCGTATCGCACTTCAGGAGCAGGATGCAAAAGCTCAGGGATATAATCGAGCAGCACAGGGGCACGTTAAGCGGGATGATGTCCAACCTCGAGGGGCTTAAATCATACTCCAGCGGTCGCGAGGTCGCTGTTATAGGCATAATACTCAACAAGATAACCACGAAGAACGGCAACATAATGGTGGTCATAGACGACGAAACTTCAGAGGCAAAGATAATGTTCATGAACGGAACGTCGCAGCAGGCGAAGCTCCTGTTCGAAAAGGCAAGGCACCTGGTCAACGACGAGGTGGTAGCCATAAAGGGGAAGATATCAGGACCGTTCGTCATAGCGACCGAGCTTGTATGGCCCGACGTGCCGATACACGAAAGGAAGCGCGTGGATGACGATGTGGCAATAGCGTTCATATCCGATATACAGATAGGGAGCAAGCTTTTCATGGAGAAGAACTTCGCCAACTTCATAAAATGGATAAACGGAAACTACGAGGACAAAAGGGACGTCGCCGGGAAGGTGAAATACCTTGTCGTGGGCGGCGACGTTGTAGACGGGATAGGCGTTTATCCAAACCAGGACAGGGACCTTGCGATACTGGACATATACGCGCAATACAAGCTGTTCTTCAATTTCATGAGCATGATACCCGAGCACATACACGTGTTCGTCATACCTGGCAACCACGATGCGGTGCAGAGGGCCGAGCCCCAGCCTGCCCTAAACAGCGAGCTCGTCGGCGACTTCAAGTCCGATACTGTCCACATACTCCCAAACCCAAGCTTCCTGACACTTCACGGGATTGACGTGCTCGCTTACCACGGCACTTCATTGGATTCAATAATAAGGTCAATCCCTGGTACTAGCTATGCGAACCCCGAGAAGGCGATGATAGAAATACTGAAAAGGAGGCACCTCTCGCCGATATGGGGCGGGAACATAATAGTGCCGAGCAGGGACGACAATCTTGTAATAGACAAGGTTCCTGACATACTCCTGATGGGCCATGTCCACAAGAACTGCATATCCAACTACCACGGCGTCGATATAATAAACAGCGGGACATGGCAGGCAACAACAGAATACCAGCTTGTGCAGGGGCACATACCGAGCCCGTGCGTCGTGCCTGTGTACGAGGCAAAGTCGAACAGCTTCATCACAGTTAACTTCAACAAATGA